The following proteins are encoded in a genomic region of Hymenobacter siberiensis:
- a CDS encoding DinB family protein encodes MSDPTTANPSVQALLSQELKRELAITRRLLERVPTEQFGWQPHAKSMKLGTLASHMANLIGFLQMSLSADATDMATMQMPESPTTTDEVLRRFDVNAENIHKALADVDDATFSAMWTMRRGEQTLMAMPRTAVARVLVLNHLIHHRGQMSVYLRLLDIPVPAIYGGSADEAPQR; translated from the coding sequence ATGAGCGACCCCACCACCGCCAATCCTTCCGTGCAAGCCCTCCTCAGCCAGGAGCTGAAGCGCGAGCTGGCCATCACCCGCCGCCTGCTGGAGCGGGTGCCCACCGAGCAGTTTGGCTGGCAGCCGCACGCCAAGAGCATGAAGCTCGGGACGCTGGCCTCGCACATGGCCAACCTCATTGGCTTCCTGCAAATGTCCCTCAGCGCCGATGCCACGGACATGGCCACCATGCAAATGCCCGAGTCGCCCACCACCACCGACGAGGTGCTCCGGCGCTTCGACGTGAACGCCGAGAACATCCACAAAGCCCTGGCCGACGTGGACGATGCCACTTTCAGCGCCATGTGGACCATGCGCCGCGGCGAACAAACCCTCATGGCCATGCCCCGCACCGCGGTGGCCCGCGTGCTCGTGCTCAACCACCTCATCCACCACCGCGGCCAGATGAGCGTGTACCTGCGCCTGCTCGACATTCCGGTGCCCGCCATCTACGGCGGCTCGGCCGACGAGGCCCCGCAGCGGTAG